Within Chelatococcus sp. HY11, the genomic segment AGCCATCGCTGGCGCAGCGCAAGCCCGGCAGTATTCGTCGCCGCCATCGGAATTATTTCGGAACAGGCTTTAACGGAGAACGTTATTCGCTGGAGCCTCGGGAGAAATTTCGCCTAAGCCTTAAAAGCTGGGGCTTGTCCATTTTCCATATATTGTGGAGGGTATAATGGGTTTTTTCGCGAAAGACATAAAGTCAATGGACGATCTGTTTGTCCATACGCTGCAGGACATTTACTACGCTGAGAAGAAGATCGCCAAAGCTTTACCGGACATGGTGAAGAAGGCGAGCAACGCTGAACTCAAGAAGGGGTTCGAAACCCATCTCGGTGAAACGAAGAATCACATCGCCCGTGTGGAGGAAGTCTTCCGCATGCACGGCGCTCAGGCGAAAGCCGTGGAGTGTCCGGCGATTGACGGAATCATCGAGGAGGCCGAGGAAATTGCCGGTGATGTCGATGATCCGCGCGTTCTTGACGCGGCCTTGATCGCGGCGGGCCAAGCTGTCGAACACTATGAGATGACACGCTATGGCACGCTTGTGGCCTGGGCGAAGGAACTTGGTCGCGACGACTGCGCGAAGGTGCTCCAGCAGAACCTTGATGAGGAGAAGGCGACGGATCAGAAGCTGACAAAGCTGGCCGTCGGCACCGTCAATATGCAGGCGGCGGAGTAGCGCGGGCGGATTGTCTTGAAGGGTGGACCGCCTTGAAGGACAGTCCGCGGCGCGAGCTCTTTTCCGGCAGCGCAGTTCAAAATTCATCTGGACGCTCGTTCCCGCCATGGTCCAAAAGGCGAATGGTCATGAAGCGGTGAGTTCTTCTTGGCCTTTGCGATTTTGAAGCGGTCGCGAGGGGGCTGGCTCCGTGAAGAAGCGACGGGCGTTGGGGCGGCTCTTCTTTCGAGCGCTCTCGGCGGGACGGCGATTGTCGCGTCCCGCCATACCGCCGCCGTTGGCGCGTTGATGCTCGGGGTCATCCGTTTTGGCGTCGGTTTTTGCCGCGTTTCTTCCCGTCGCCGTCCTGCGGCAGGAGCGCTGGCCACCGCCGCCGGACCGGTCTGCCGTGATTTGGCGACGACGCAGGGCGCGTCTAGTCAAGGCTGAGGGCGCGTCAACGTTAATGTGACGTTTTCCAAGGCGTATGAACAATATTCGCCTTTGGATTGCATTGCGGCGTATAAGATAATATCTGCACGTTCAAATGAACCGCAGGATGTAAGCCATGCGCTCCCAGTCACTCGCCTTGACGGCAATCACACTCGCGGCGGGTCTCGTCGTATCGGCTGCAGCCGAGGCTCAAAACCGCCAGCCGCGGACAATCCGCGTTCAGCCTCGCAGCTTCCTCGATCCTGGCACGGTCGTGCCGGTCGGCTCGCTTTCAGGCTATGTGACAGCCGGCAGCATTTTGAGCTCCCCGGCGCCCACGCTCGCCGCGCAGCCCCAGTATGAGGCGCTACCGCCGCGCATCGGCGCGGGTCGCAATCCCTTCCCCAAGGTCTATCTGACGCCGCCGCTGGCTGATCCGGCAGCTCGCTGATCTGGCCCGAAGCGTAATCCGGCGATCGCCCGGCCTCCGGTTCGCATCCGGTGTGAAAGCCTGTCCATTCGGACAGGCTTTTTTATGGGCCGGCGGGGGCGAGGCTGGATCGGCATTGAGCGCTTCGACTGAAACGTGGGTTCAGCAACCGCTGTGGTATCGAGGCAGCCGCGGTGTGCAGAGCCGCGCCTTTCCCGTCCGATTGGATGTGAGCGGCCACCGGCGCTCCGGCCTCTCCCGGAGGGACAGGATTGGGGTGAGGGGGATCATCGCTTCCTTGAGGGAGTTCCCTCACCCACACCTTCGGCGCGACCTCTCCCTCCAGCGAGAGGTGCGCAGCGGCAACCGTCGTCATCCCTGAATGTCGATCGCTCCTACCGCGCCTGGACGGTCAGCATCTTGATGGCGAACGCGCCGAACAGGCTCGCAAAGCCGTAGTCGATCGCCCGCATGACGCGGGGACGGCGCTTCAGTGCCCCGACCACCTTGTCCGCGGCCAGCACTAGCGCGATCGAGAGGGGCGTGGCGACCACGACGAAGTAAAGCCCCAGGAACCAGAGCTTACCCGAGGCATGGGGGTCGCTCGCGTCCACGAATTGCGGAAGGAACGTCACAAAGAACAGGACGACCTTCGGGTTGGTGAGATTGATGCCGAGTCCGACGAGAGCCGTGCGCCATAGCGGCATAGGCTTTCCCTGCCGCTTCGCGTCGACACTCAGCGCGGAGCCATGGCGGATGGCTTCGAACGCAAGCCACAACAGATACAGCGCGCCGACGACCTTCAGGATCGTGAAGGCTGTGACCGATGCGGCGAGAAGGGCGGACACGCCGAGCGCGGCGAGCATGGTCTGCACGCAGCAACCCGCGGTGGTTCCAAAGAGCGCCGCGAAGCCCTGGCGGCGACCGCCGGACAGGGTCTTGGCGAGCATCAGGCTCATGTCGGGCCCTGGGGTCACGAACAGGACGATGCAGGCAAGCGTGTAAGTCAGGATGATCGTGGTGGATGGCAGGAACGTCATCATCGTCGCGGAATCCGCACTGGAACGGCCCTGCAAGAAGGAGGCCCGCAGCCCCCTGGTCGCTAAAGGCCGTCGCTTTTGGCCGCGCCGAGAATCACGCT encodes:
- a CDS encoding ferritin-like domain-containing protein → MGFFAKDIKSMDDLFVHTLQDIYYAEKKIAKALPDMVKKASNAELKKGFETHLGETKNHIARVEEVFRMHGAQAKAVECPAIDGIIEEAEEIAGDVDDPRVLDAALIAAGQAVEHYEMTRYGTLVAWAKELGRDDCAKVLQQNLDEEKATDQKLTKLAVGTVNMQAAE
- a CDS encoding LysE family translocator, with translation MTFLPSTTIILTYTLACIVLFVTPGPDMSLMLAKTLSGGRRQGFAALFGTTAGCCVQTMLAALGVSALLAASVTAFTILKVVGALYLLWLAFEAIRHGSALSVDAKRQGKPMPLWRTALVGLGINLTNPKVVLFFVTFLPQFVDASDPHASGKLWFLGLYFVVVATPLSIALVLAADKVVGALKRRPRVMRAIDYGFASLFGAFAIKMLTVQAR